A single genomic interval of Candidatus Methylomirabilota bacterium harbors:
- a CDS encoding MoaD/ThiS family protein, producing the protein MIRVVLPAHLRALARVDGEVHLDVGGRATQRSVLDALEARYPTLRGTIRDHATQQRRALVRIFACQEDLSHESPDAPLPEPVVAGAEPLLIVGAMAGG; encoded by the coding sequence ATGATCCGGGTCGTGCTCCCGGCCCACTTGCGAGCTCTCGCTCGCGTCGACGGTGAGGTGCACCTGGACGTGGGCGGGCGGGCCACGCAGCGCTCGGTGCTCGATGCGCTCGAGGCCCGCTATCCGACGCTGCGGGGGACGATCCGCGACCACGCCACCCAGCAGCGCCGGGCGCTGGTGAGGATCTTCGCTTGCCAGGAGGACCTGTCTCACGAGTCGCCGGACGCCCCGCTGCCCGAGCCGGTCGTCGCCGGCGCCGAGCCCTTGCTGATCGTCGGCGCCATGGCCGGCGGGTAG
- the fdrA gene encoding acyl-CoA synthetase FdrA: MPVWNFVWRSAYHDSVTLMRLTRDMEAVPGVERAAAMMGTPQNRALLADAGLLPPDAPDTAPADLLIAVAAADEAAASGAEAAARTALLTGPPRARGGLSGAPDRRARTLTSAIRTLPDASLALISVPGLYAAAEARKALHMGLHVMLFSDNVPVEAELELKRLALGQGLFLMGPDCGTALLNGVPLGFANAVPRGRIGIAAASGTGLQEVSTLVARYGEGISHGIGVGGRDLTDAVGGLMMSRALVVLAEDEATEVLCVIGKPPGKAVAARLASEIGRLGKPCVAHFVGSGSGSLEDCARAAVAQARKERPIATEFTMPAGEVERLVAEAARGLAPGQRCISGVFAGGTLAWEARAILAAVLPDVAPDVTSGAGAHRVVDLGEDMFTVGRPHPMIDGSVRREWIVREAADPATAILLLDVILGYGAHPDPAGELVPALERARTDARARQRGLAIVACVVGTDGDPQGRQAQVATLTAHGVIVMPSNAQAARLAARIARAVSG, encoded by the coding sequence ATGCCCGTCTGGAACTTCGTCTGGCGGAGCGCGTATCACGACTCGGTGACCCTCATGCGGCTCACTCGCGACATGGAGGCCGTTCCCGGCGTCGAGCGGGCGGCCGCCATGATGGGCACGCCGCAGAACCGCGCCCTGCTTGCCGACGCCGGCCTCCTGCCTCCGGACGCCCCGGACACGGCGCCCGCCGATCTGCTCATCGCGGTCGCGGCGGCCGACGAGGCGGCGGCCAGCGGCGCTGAAGCGGCGGCCCGGACCGCGCTGCTGACTGGCCCACCGCGAGCGCGGGGGGGCTTGTCGGGCGCCCCGGACCGCCGCGCCCGCACGCTGACGTCGGCGATCCGCACCCTTCCCGATGCCAGCCTCGCGCTCATCTCCGTCCCCGGGCTCTACGCAGCAGCGGAGGCTCGCAAGGCACTGCATATGGGACTGCACGTCATGCTCTTCAGCGACAACGTTCCCGTCGAGGCCGAGCTCGAGCTCAAGCGTCTGGCCCTCGGTCAGGGGCTGTTTCTCATGGGCCCCGACTGCGGGACGGCGCTGCTCAACGGCGTGCCGCTAGGATTCGCCAATGCCGTGCCCCGCGGTCGGATCGGCATCGCCGCGGCTTCGGGGACGGGGTTGCAAGAGGTGAGCACGCTCGTCGCCCGCTACGGCGAAGGCATCTCGCACGGCATCGGCGTAGGCGGGCGCGATCTGACGGATGCGGTCGGTGGACTCATGATGTCGCGGGCGCTCGTCGTGCTCGCCGAGGACGAGGCTACCGAAGTCCTGTGCGTGATCGGCAAGCCACCCGGAAAGGCTGTGGCGGCCCGGCTGGCGTCGGAGATCGGACGGCTCGGCAAGCCTTGCGTCGCGCACTTCGTCGGCTCGGGATCGGGTTCTCTCGAGGACTGCGCGCGGGCCGCGGTGGCCCAGGCCAGGAAGGAGCGTCCGATCGCGACGGAATTCACCATGCCCGCCGGCGAGGTGGAGCGGCTCGTGGCCGAGGCCGCGCGCGGGCTGGCGCCGGGGCAACGCTGCATCAGCGGCGTCTTTGCGGGAGGCACGCTGGCCTGGGAGGCGCGGGCCATTCTGGCAGCGGTGCTGCCCGACGTCGCTCCCGACGTGACGTCGGGCGCCGGCGCTCACCGCGTCGTCGACCTCGGCGAGGACATGTTCACCGTGGGTCGGCCTCACCCGATGATCGACGGGAGCGTTCGCCGGGAGTGGATCGTCCGGGAGGCCGCCGATCCGGCCACGGCCATCCTGTTGCTGGACGTCATCCTGGGTTACGGAGCCCACCCTGATCCCGCCGGCGAGCTGGTCCCCGCGCTCGAGCGGGCGCGCACCGACGCGCGTGCGCGGCAGCGCGGGCTGGCCATCGTCGCCTGCGTCGTGGGCACTGACGGCGACCCCCAGGGACGGCAGGCCCAGGTGGCCACGCTCACCGCCCACGGCGTCATCGTCATGCCGTCGAACGCCCAGGCCGCCCGGCTGGCCGCGCGGATCGCCCGCGCCGTCAGCGGCTGA
- a CDS encoding sigma-54 dependent transcriptional regulator produces MAGEHILIVDDEPAIQSTLRGVLEDEGYRVTAVGTGDDALVMLGDEPFDLVFLDIWMPGKDGLQTLADLKRQRPEVTVVMISGHGTIETAVKATRLGAYDFIEKPLSLEKTLLTVSRALEHARLERENATLRERLEERWTIIGESSAVRQLREQIATAAPSNGRVLIHGENGSGKELVARAIHALSARRERPFVEVNCAAIPEELIESELFGHEKGAFTGALSRRRGRFELADGGTLFLDEIGDMSLKTQAKVLRALEEQAFERVGGRETIKVDVRVIAASNRDLSALLGSGFREDLFYRLNVIPIEVPPLRARKEDIPLLIDHFIRVVCVENGKRLKTLSGEALAYFMTYDWPGNVRELRNMVERLVIMAPTDVIGVDDLPAPLRPKDAAAAAVDTRDRSLREARDNFERAYILTELRANDWNMTRTAERLGIERSHLYRKIKLYGITPPR; encoded by the coding sequence ATGGCCGGCGAGCATATCCTGATCGTCGACGATGAGCCGGCGATTCAGTCGACCCTCCGGGGCGTACTCGAGGATGAAGGCTATCGGGTCACCGCCGTGGGCACCGGCGACGATGCGCTGGTGATGCTGGGCGACGAGCCGTTCGACCTGGTGTTCCTGGACATCTGGATGCCGGGCAAGGACGGCCTGCAGACGCTGGCCGACCTGAAGCGACAGCGGCCCGAAGTGACGGTGGTGATGATCTCCGGCCACGGCACCATCGAGACCGCGGTCAAGGCCACGCGCCTCGGCGCCTACGACTTCATCGAGAAGCCGCTATCGCTGGAGAAGACCCTGCTCACCGTCAGCCGCGCCCTCGAGCACGCGCGGCTCGAGCGGGAAAACGCCACGCTGCGGGAGCGGCTGGAGGAGCGCTGGACGATCATCGGGGAGAGCTCGGCCGTCCGCCAGCTTCGCGAACAGATCGCCACCGCGGCGCCCAGCAATGGCCGCGTCCTCATCCACGGTGAGAACGGCAGCGGCAAGGAGTTGGTGGCCCGGGCCATCCACGCGTTGTCGGCCCGCCGCGAACGGCCGTTCGTGGAGGTCAACTGCGCGGCCATCCCCGAAGAGCTGATCGAGTCCGAGCTGTTCGGCCACGAGAAAGGGGCGTTCACCGGCGCGCTCAGCCGCCGTCGCGGCCGCTTCGAGCTCGCCGACGGCGGGACGTTGTTTCTGGACGAGATCGGCGACATGAGCCTCAAGACGCAGGCCAAGGTACTGCGAGCCCTGGAGGAGCAGGCCTTCGAGCGCGTGGGCGGGCGGGAGACCATCAAGGTCGACGTCCGGGTGATCGCCGCCTCCAATCGCGATCTCAGCGCACTGCTGGGGAGCGGCTTCCGCGAGGACCTGTTCTACCGCCTCAACGTCATTCCCATCGAGGTGCCTCCGTTACGGGCGCGTAAGGAAGACATCCCCCTGCTGATCGACCACTTCATCCGCGTCGTCTGCGTGGAGAACGGCAAGCGCCTCAAGACGCTGTCGGGCGAGGCGCTGGCCTATTTCATGACCTACGACTGGCCGGGCAACGTACGGGAGCTCCGCAACATGGTGGAGCGGCTGGTGATCATGGCGCCGACCGACGTCATCGGTGTGGACGACCTGCCAGCCCCGTTGCGGCCCAAGGACGCCGCTGCGGCGGCCGTCGACACCCGCGATCGATCGCTACGCGAAGCCCGGGACAACTTCGAGCGCGCGTACATTCTCACCGAGCTGCGGGCCAACGACTGGAACATGACCCGCACCGCCGAGCGGCTGGGCATCGAGCGCAGCCACCTCTACCGCAAGATCAAGCTCTACGGGATCACCCCGCCCCGGTGA
- a CDS encoding ATP-binding protein produces MPLLTEPSRRRRNAVIVTAALAFLVVATALNFEMRVPEVPLASNIVVFALFNLNLIVFLLLLVLLLRNLVKLWFERRRKLLGSRFKTKLVLAFLSLALAPAILIFTIASNFINKSIEGWFKPQVEQPLEQALSVAQTYYQNLQAAALRHGQHIARVVERDALLEDARREALAAYLVEQQEQLGLSAITVFSAKGQELAHVNDPALGELPTRDINEGQLRLGLAGQHVTTVREVYSGDLIEAFAPVVARDSDRRILGTVVVGTHVAERLEHRIRGIAQAFLEYKQLKLVKNPIKGIYILLFMLLTLIIVFSFTWFGLYLARGITGPIAELAEGTREVAAGNLSYKVQVRADDELGVLVDSFNRMTEDLGRSKRQLEEAYLDLQDKHTELEERRRYIETVMEAVTTGVVSLDPQGCVTTLNRAAAAMFGLQGATAVGRPVEQVFGSPDLADVIGLVQRVRRLRAGAVDQELHLRRKGATVSLLASATALRGPEGEYAGAVLVVDDLTELLKAQRLAAWREVAQRIAHEIKNPLTPIQLSAQRLRRRLTRNAGDHELVAECTGIIIQEVNGLRRLVDEFSRFARMPVLTPRPADLRPLVDSVASLYRESHPTLRFSTRYPDDLPLLEFDPDYIKRALLNLVDNAVEAVGGGGDVDIEIALAPDGGRVQLIVSDSGPGIKPEDKDKLFLPYFSTKTTGMGLGLPIVHEIITEHGGAVWVEDNHPRGSRFVVELPVARLSAAVETQA; encoded by the coding sequence ATGCCCCTGCTGACCGAACCCAGCCGGCGCCGCCGCAACGCCGTGATCGTCACCGCGGCCCTGGCCTTCTTGGTGGTGGCCACGGCCCTGAACTTCGAGATGCGGGTGCCCGAAGTCCCGCTTGCCTCGAACATTGTCGTGTTCGCGCTGTTCAACCTCAACCTCATCGTCTTCCTGCTCCTGCTGGTGCTCCTGCTCCGGAACCTCGTCAAGCTCTGGTTCGAGCGTCGCCGAAAGCTCCTGGGGTCACGCTTCAAGACGAAGCTCGTCCTGGCCTTCCTGTCGCTGGCCCTGGCGCCCGCCATCCTGATCTTCACGATCGCCTCAAACTTCATCAACAAATCCATCGAAGGCTGGTTCAAGCCGCAGGTCGAGCAGCCGTTGGAACAGGCGCTGTCGGTGGCCCAGACGTACTACCAGAACCTCCAGGCGGCCGCGCTGCGCCACGGGCAGCACATCGCCCGCGTCGTCGAGCGCGACGCGCTGCTCGAGGACGCCCGGCGCGAGGCGCTGGCCGCCTACCTGGTCGAGCAGCAGGAACAGCTGGGGCTCAGCGCCATCACCGTCTTCAGCGCGAAAGGGCAGGAACTGGCCCACGTCAACGACCCGGCCCTGGGCGAGCTGCCGACCCGTGACATCAACGAAGGGCAACTGCGCCTGGGGCTGGCCGGCCAACACGTCACCACGGTCCGCGAGGTCTACTCGGGCGATCTCATCGAGGCCTTCGCCCCGGTGGTGGCCCGCGACTCCGATCGCCGCATCCTCGGCACGGTCGTGGTGGGGACCCACGTGGCCGAGCGACTGGAACACCGGATCCGGGGGATCGCCCAGGCCTTTCTGGAGTACAAGCAGCTCAAGCTGGTGAAGAACCCCATCAAGGGCATCTACATCCTGCTGTTCATGCTGCTGACCCTGATCATCGTGTTCTCCTTCACCTGGTTCGGGCTCTATCTGGCCCGCGGCATCACCGGGCCCATCGCCGAGCTGGCCGAAGGCACCCGGGAGGTGGCGGCCGGCAACCTGAGCTACAAGGTGCAGGTGCGCGCCGACGACGAGCTGGGCGTCCTCGTGGACTCGTTCAACCGCATGACCGAAGATCTCGGTCGCTCCAAGCGGCAGCTGGAAGAAGCGTATCTGGACCTGCAAGACAAGCACACGGAGCTCGAGGAACGTCGACGGTACATCGAGACGGTGATGGAGGCGGTCACCACCGGCGTCGTCTCCCTGGATCCTCAGGGCTGCGTCACCACCCTGAACCGGGCGGCCGCGGCCATGTTCGGGCTGCAGGGGGCGACCGCGGTGGGCCGGCCGGTGGAGCAGGTGTTCGGCAGTCCCGACCTGGCCGACGTGATCGGCCTCGTCCAGCGGGTGCGCCGGCTTCGGGCGGGGGCGGTCGATCAGGAGCTCCATCTGCGCCGCAAAGGCGCCACCGTCTCGCTGCTGGCCTCGGCCACCGCACTGCGCGGGCCCGAAGGCGAGTACGCCGGAGCCGTGCTCGTCGTAGACGACCTCACCGAGCTGCTCAAAGCGCAGCGGCTGGCCGCCTGGCGCGAAGTGGCCCAGCGGATCGCCCACGAGATCAAGAATCCGCTCACGCCGATCCAACTGTCGGCCCAGCGCCTGCGTCGGCGTCTGACCCGTAACGCCGGCGACCACGAGCTGGTGGCCGAGTGCACCGGCATCATCATCCAGGAAGTCAACGGTCTCCGCCGCCTCGTGGACGAGTTCTCGCGATTCGCCCGGATGCCGGTGCTCACCCCGCGGCCCGCTGACCTGCGCCCCCTGGTGGACAGCGTGGCGAGTCTCTACCGCGAGTCCCATCCCACGTTGCGGTTCAGCACCCGGTACCCCGACGACTTGCCCCTCCTGGAGTTCGACCCCGACTACATCAAGCGGGCCCTGCTCAATCTGGTCGACAATGCCGTGGAGGCGGTGGGCGGCGGAGGGGACGTGGACATCGAGATCGCGCTGGCGCCCGACGGAGGCCGCGTCCAGCTCATCGTGAGCGATTCCGGTCCGGGGATCAAGCCCGAGGACAAGGACAAGCTGTTCCTGCCGTACTTCTCGACGAAGACCACCGGCATGGGCCTGGGGCTGCCCATCGTCCACGAGATCATCACCGAGCACGGCGGGGCCGTCTGGGTGGAGGACAACCACCCGCGGGGGAGCCGCTTCGTGGTCGAGCTTCCCGTGGCGCGCCTGTCGGCTGCGGTCGAGACCCAGGCCTAG
- a CDS encoding DUF4390 domain-containing protein, whose protein sequence is MAGLRAGLLMFIVGAWLAVPVSARGELRLTDLAVYLNDHDFTVHVVAVGAVPPTFDEPIYSGIPSHLRFTIELWQLNRGWRDRLLTTRVIERNLTYNVVSKEFRVASLKGETRPIYATRDLRDAQRVISELRAAKLSPAADVDLNAVIYVRVRAEAALNGENTFVARMAGTAEETVLQSDYRTVRRVR, encoded by the coding sequence ATGGCAGGTCTGCGTGCGGGACTCCTGATGTTCATCGTCGGCGCGTGGCTCGCCGTCCCGGTGTCCGCCCGGGGCGAGCTCCGCCTGACCGACCTCGCGGTCTATCTCAACGACCACGATTTCACCGTCCACGTCGTCGCAGTGGGAGCCGTGCCCCCGACGTTCGACGAGCCGATCTACAGCGGCATCCCTAGCCACCTCCGCTTTACCATCGAGCTCTGGCAGCTCAATCGCGGGTGGCGCGACCGCCTGCTCACCACCAGGGTCATCGAGCGCAACCTGACCTACAATGTCGTGAGCAAGGAGTTCCGCGTGGCCTCGCTCAAAGGCGAGACGCGACCGATCTATGCCACACGTGACCTGCGCGACGCCCAGCGGGTCATCTCGGAGCTGCGGGCCGCCAAGCTCAGCCCGGCCGCCGACGTCGACCTCAACGCGGTCATCTACGTCCGGGTCCGGGCCGAGGCCGCCCTCAACGGCGAGAACACGTTCGTGGCGCGAATGGCGGGCACCGCCGAAGAGACGGTGCTGCAATCCGATTATCGGACGGTCCGGCGCGTGCGCTGA
- the lpxC gene encoding UDP-3-O-acyl-N-acetylglucosamine deacetylase: protein MHQRTIRRPVELEGVGLHSGKPARIRVSPVPANSGIVFRQGDDDAIAAAPESVMNSHYATTIGRNGTKIQTVEHLMAAAAGLGLDNLLIEVDGPEIPAGDGSAKPFVALLASAGRVEQSAPKRPIVVPYPIRVGGGGRWIQILPSDVFRISYTLDNDHPAIGVQAITCAPTERMFVEEFAPARTYGFLKDLGEMRRNGLARGASLENAIGVGKRGALNGLRYRDEFVRHKILDLIGDLALLGRPVVGYVIARNAGHALNFDLVVAIQRALGLDRRPAGVALPVREAAQHGGLAPAPAAI, encoded by the coding sequence ATGCACCAGCGTACGATCCGCCGACCAGTCGAGCTCGAGGGCGTCGGCCTGCACTCCGGCAAGCCGGCCCGTATCAGGGTGTCTCCAGTGCCGGCGAACTCCGGCATCGTCTTCCGCCAGGGCGACGACGACGCCATCGCGGCAGCGCCCGAAAGCGTGATGAACTCCCATTACGCGACCACGATCGGCCGCAACGGCACGAAGATCCAGACCGTCGAGCACCTGATGGCGGCGGCCGCCGGCCTCGGGCTCGACAACCTGCTCATCGAGGTGGACGGGCCGGAGATCCCGGCCGGGGACGGCAGCGCCAAGCCCTTCGTGGCGCTCCTCGCGTCCGCCGGCCGGGTGGAGCAGTCAGCACCGAAGCGGCCCATCGTCGTTCCATACCCGATCCGGGTCGGCGGCGGCGGGCGGTGGATCCAGATCCTTCCATCCGACGTCTTCCGTATCAGCTACACGCTGGACAACGACCATCCGGCCATCGGTGTCCAGGCCATCACCTGCGCCCCGACCGAGCGGATGTTCGTCGAGGAGTTCGCCCCGGCGCGGACCTACGGGTTCCTCAAGGATCTGGGAGAGATGCGCCGTAACGGCCTGGCGCGGGGCGCCTCGCTGGAGAACGCCATCGGCGTGGGCAAGCGTGGCGCCCTGAACGGCCTGCGTTATCGGGACGAGTTCGTCCGGCACAAGATTCTGGACCTCATCGGCGACCTGGCCCTGCTCGGGCGGCCCGTCGTGGGCTATGTGATCGCCCGCAACGCCGGCCACGCCCTGAACTTCGACCTCGTCGTCGCGATTCAACGAGCCCTCGGCCTCGATCGCCGACCGGCCGGCGTTGCGCTGCCGGTCCGGGAGGCGGCTCAGCACGGCGGCCTGGCGCCCGCCCCCGCCGCCATCTAA
- a CDS encoding 16S rRNA (uracil(1498)-N(3))-methyltransferase produces the protein MSGPRRFTVTPEQISGDRVAFDQAESRHMSAVLRLTPGDLVVAVDGRGHDYTVRLEQLGEAATGMILRVAPSASESPLAISLVQGVPKGDKMEAIVRAATELGVRRVMPALTERTVVRADPGRWRDRARRWQRVAKEASKQSGRAFIPQVEVPRSLDEWLDSDVTSADLRLCLWEGQAPSLASLCEDLGRVPATAVVLVGPEGGLSLEEVGRASVRGWSLASLGPRTLRTETAGLSVIAVLQFRFGDLGGEHVS, from the coding sequence GTGAGCGGCCCGCGACGCTTCACGGTGACGCCGGAGCAGATCAGCGGCGACCGCGTCGCCTTCGACCAAGCGGAAAGCCGTCACATGAGCGCCGTGCTGCGCCTGACCCCCGGAGACCTGGTCGTCGCGGTCGATGGGCGCGGCCACGACTACACCGTCCGGCTCGAGCAGTTGGGCGAGGCCGCGACCGGCATGATTCTCCGCGTGGCGCCGAGCGCCTCGGAGTCCCCGCTCGCCATCAGCCTGGTGCAGGGCGTGCCCAAGGGCGACAAGATGGAAGCCATCGTCCGGGCCGCGACGGAGCTGGGGGTCCGGCGCGTGATGCCCGCCCTCACCGAGCGCACCGTCGTTCGGGCCGACCCCGGCCGCTGGCGCGATCGAGCGCGTCGATGGCAACGCGTGGCCAAGGAGGCGAGCAAGCAGAGCGGCCGGGCCTTCATCCCCCAGGTCGAGGTGCCTCGCTCGCTGGACGAGTGGTTGGATTCCGACGTCACTTCGGCGGACCTGCGCCTGTGCCTGTGGGAAGGTCAAGCGCCGTCGCTGGCCAGCCTCTGCGAGGACCTCGGCCGCGTGCCGGCCACCGCGGTCGTGCTCGTCGGACCAGAGGGTGGCCTGAGCCTCGAGGAGGTGGGGCGCGCCAGCGTGCGCGGGTGGTCGCTCGCCTCTCTCGGGCCACGGACCCTGCGCACGGAAACTGCCGGCCTCTCCGTTATCGCGGTACTGCAGTTCAGGTTCGGAGATCTCGGTGGCGAGCATGTTTCCTAA
- a CDS encoding 50S ribosomal protein L11 methyltransferase gives MSSAYWELAISAPEAVEEALTNFLWELGALGVVGEEAPGRELRLRAFFPPGAGAGIGTRLANYLAGLRALGLPAPQDSTLSRVADVDWSQAWRAHFRPLSVGRRLLIAPPWDACAAGERIPIVIDPGRAFGTGHHASTQGCLESLEDIMERASPRTAIDLGTGSGILAIAAVRLGVLTVLAVDDDPDALACAAANARRNGVTERVRPLQSDAGSLTSAAAGLVLANLLAPAHLRLGPHYARYVAPAGALVLGGILDPEAPAVSATITAHGFVPVTVRSVDGWSTLVLRRVA, from the coding sequence ATGAGCAGCGCGTACTGGGAGCTGGCCATCAGCGCACCCGAGGCGGTCGAGGAGGCGCTGACCAACTTTCTCTGGGAGCTCGGCGCCCTGGGCGTCGTGGGCGAGGAGGCGCCGGGACGCGAGCTGCGGCTGCGGGCCTTCTTCCCTCCCGGCGCGGGAGCCGGCATCGGGACCCGCCTGGCGAACTACCTGGCCGGGTTACGAGCCCTCGGACTTCCCGCGCCGCAGGACTCGACCCTGAGCCGCGTGGCCGACGTCGATTGGTCCCAGGCCTGGCGCGCTCACTTCCGCCCGCTGTCGGTGGGCCGCCGGCTGCTCATCGCGCCGCCCTGGGACGCGTGCGCGGCTGGCGAGCGCATCCCGATCGTGATCGACCCCGGCCGGGCTTTCGGCACTGGTCACCACGCCAGCACACAGGGCTGCCTGGAAAGTCTGGAGGACATCATGGAGCGGGCATCGCCGCGGACAGCGATCGACCTGGGGACGGGCTCGGGGATCCTGGCCATCGCCGCGGTCCGGCTCGGCGTCTTGACCGTGCTGGCCGTGGATGATGATCCCGACGCGCTCGCCTGCGCCGCGGCCAACGCCCGCCGCAACGGCGTGACGGAGCGCGTGCGGCCCTTGCAGAGCGACGCGGGAAGTCTCACCTCGGCGGCCGCCGGCCTCGTGCTCGCCAATCTGCTGGCGCCCGCTCACCTGCGTCTGGGCCCCCACTACGCTCGGTATGTCGCGCCCGCTGGCGCCCTGGTGCTCGGCGGCATCCTGGATCCGGAAGCGCCGGCCGTCAGCGCCACGATCACGGCGCACGGCTTCGTTCCGGTCACCGTTCGCTCCGTGGACGGCTGGAGCACCCTCGTGCTGAGACGGGTAGCGTGA
- the dnaJ gene encoding molecular chaperone DnaJ, producing MPPRDLYEVLGVPRSASDVDLKKAYRQLALQYHPDRNPGDKQSEERFKEVNEAYAILSDPDKRAQYDRFGTVGVTTGFDQGFGTLFDDIFESFFAGSGRGRRGRAARGEDLQYELAIALEEAASGTETKIQVPRLDRCEACHGSGVEPGGRRTTCDTCHGRGEIRISQGFLTVARTCPKCHGEGELNRDPCRACRGEGRQRAERLLSVKIPPGIDDGMQLRMPGEGASGLGGGPAGDLYVVVRVREHELFTRDGADLYCTLPVTYPQLVFGAEVTVPVISGTASLKIPAGTQPNQILRLRGRGMPRLRERGHGDACYRLLLEVPQKLNAAQREALQAFEAAARGHSGPLLGAFLERMKKLIG from the coding sequence ATGCCGCCCCGCGATTTGTACGAGGTGCTGGGGGTCCCCCGCAGCGCAAGCGACGTCGACCTCAAGAAAGCCTATCGGCAGCTCGCCCTGCAGTACCACCCCGACCGGAATCCGGGCGACAAGCAGTCCGAGGAGCGCTTCAAGGAGGTCAACGAAGCCTACGCCATCCTGTCCGATCCCGACAAGCGGGCCCAGTACGATCGCTTCGGGACCGTCGGCGTCACGACCGGGTTCGACCAGGGTTTCGGCACGCTGTTCGATGACATCTTCGAGAGCTTCTTCGCCGGTTCCGGCCGGGGCCGCCGCGGGCGGGCCGCCCGCGGCGAAGACCTGCAGTACGAGCTGGCCATTGCGCTGGAGGAGGCGGCCAGCGGCACCGAGACGAAGATCCAGGTGCCCCGCCTGGACCGCTGCGAGGCCTGCCACGGCAGCGGTGTCGAGCCGGGGGGCCGCCGCACGACCTGTGACACGTGCCACGGGCGCGGCGAGATACGAATCAGCCAGGGTTTCCTCACGGTGGCGCGCACCTGCCCCAAGTGTCACGGGGAAGGCGAGCTCAACCGCGATCCGTGCCGGGCCTGTCGCGGCGAGGGCCGCCAGCGGGCCGAGCGGCTGCTCTCGGTCAAGATCCCGCCCGGGATCGACGATGGCATGCAGCTGAGAATGCCCGGAGAGGGGGCGAGCGGACTGGGCGGCGGGCCCGCGGGCGACCTGTACGTGGTGGTGCGAGTCCGGGAGCACGAGCTCTTCACCCGCGACGGCGCGGATCTCTACTGCACGCTGCCGGTGACCTATCCCCAGCTCGTGTTCGGCGCGGAAGTCACGGTGCCGGTGATCTCGGGCACCGCGTCGCTGAAGATTCCGGCGGGCACTCAGCCGAATCAGATCTTGAGGCTGCGAGGCCGCGGCATGCCGCGCCTGCGCGAGCGCGGTCACGGTGATGCCTGCTACCGCCTCCTGCTCGAAGTCCCCCAGAAGCTGAACGCGGCGCAGCGCGAGGCGCTGCAGGCCTTCGAGGCCGCCGCCAGGGGCCACAGCGGCCCGCTGCTGGGCGCGTTCCTCGAGCGCATGAAGAAGCTGATCGGCTGA
- the grpE gene encoding nucleotide exchange factor GrpE, which yields MRDDERTDTGNDQPAAESEVAELKRQLEEQRDRLLRALAETENMRRRAQRDREDYTRYANETLLRDLVPALDNLDRALAAARATADAKGVLEGVELIQRELLRVLERHGMARYSALGQAFDPTRHEATARVISATEEPGTVVSEIAPGYLLHGRVLRPAQVAVAAAPDEDAA from the coding sequence ATGAGAGACGACGAACGGACCGACACCGGGAACGATCAGCCGGCGGCCGAGAGCGAGGTGGCCGAGCTCAAACGCCAGCTCGAAGAACAGCGCGACCGCCTGCTCCGCGCGCTCGCCGAAACGGAGAACATGCGCCGTCGCGCACAGCGCGACCGGGAGGACTACACCCGCTACGCCAACGAGACGCTTCTCCGCGATCTCGTGCCGGCGCTCGACAACCTGGACCGGGCGCTCGCCGCGGCGCGGGCCACGGCAGACGCCAAGGGGGTCCTGGAAGGGGTGGAGCTCATCCAGCGCGAGCTGCTGCGCGTGCTCGAGCGCCACGGGATGGCCCGGTACTCCGCCCTCGGGCAGGCCTTCGATCCCACACGCCACGAGGCGACCGCGCGGGTGATCAGCGCCACCGAGGAACCGGGAACGGTCGTATCGGAGATCGCTCCCGGGTATCTCCTCCACGGCCGGGTGCTCCGTCCTGCCCAGGTCGCGGTCGCGGCGGCCCCCGACGAGGACGCCGCATGA